A single region of the Salipaludibacillus sp. LMS25 genome encodes:
- a CDS encoding YmfK family protein — protein MKQKEWYMEYQINENRPGLLGEISSLLGMLRINILTINGVEHRRRGMLIKSVSDEAIMRLRYIMETMDVITLRKIREPKLRDRLAVRHGRYIERDEDEKKTFRFVRDELGLLVDFMAELFMKSGHRLIGIRGMPRVGKTESVVASSVCANKRWSFLSSTLLRQTIRSQLADDEMSEDHIYIIDGIVSTMRASERHHVLISKMMRLPATKVVEHPDIFVRETEYSLDDFDYIIELRSDENEEITYDSIESGFSSFDIS, from the coding sequence GTGAAACAAAAAGAATGGTATATGGAATATCAAATTAATGAGAATCGCCCAGGATTATTGGGTGAAATATCATCACTGCTCGGTATGTTACGAATCAATATTTTAACCATTAACGGTGTGGAGCATAGGCGACGGGGAATGCTGATTAAAAGTGTCAGTGATGAAGCGATTATGCGACTTCGTTATATCATGGAGACGATGGATGTGATAACATTAAGGAAGATCCGAGAACCAAAACTACGAGATAGACTGGCAGTGAGACACGGCCGTTATATCGAGCGTGATGAAGATGAGAAGAAAACGTTTCGATTCGTCCGTGATGAGTTAGGACTTCTCGTTGATTTTATGGCAGAGTTGTTTATGAAAAGTGGCCATCGACTTATTGGTATTCGGGGCATGCCCAGAGTAGGAAAAACAGAATCAGTTGTTGCATCAAGTGTTTGTGCGAATAAACGCTGGTCATTTCTTTCTTCCACGTTATTGAGACAGACGATACGAAGTCAATTGGCTGACGATGAAATGTCAGAAGATCACATTTACATTATTGATGGTATCGTGTCAACGATGAGAGCATCAGAGCGACATCATGTCCTTATTTCTAAAATGATGCGACTTCCAGCTACTAAAGTCGTGGAGCATCCTGATATTTTTGTAAGAGAGACAGAATATTCTTTAGATGATTTTGATTATATCATTGAGCTTCGAAGTGATGAGAATGAAGAAATTACATATGATTCAATTGAATCAGGATTCTCATCCTTTGATATCAGTTAG
- a CDS encoding DUF3243 domain-containing protein, with the protein MSVLDNWEQWKHFLGDKLEHGQHEGMDQKTVSEVAYQVGEYLSEEVTPKNEQEKVLADLWHVATEEEQHAIANMMVKLVQQR; encoded by the coding sequence ATGTCAGTTCTTGATAACTGGGAACAGTGGAAACATTTTTTGGGCGACAAACTTGAACATGGCCAACATGAAGGTATGGATCAAAAAACAGTGTCTGAAGTAGCTTACCAAGTAGGGGAATATTTGTCTGAAGAAGTAACCCCTAAAAACGAGCAAGAAAAAGTGTTAGCAGACCTTTGGCATGTAGCAACTGAGGAAGAGCAGCATGCCATTGCTAATATGATGGTCAAACTCGTTCAACAAAGGTAA
- a CDS encoding SDR family oxidoreductase: MHKDRPLALVTGASGEIGRAISLKLAASGHDLIIHYCQNKVGAEELKMLIESMFDCKCTLLQADFSDYEHTQKKIDALKNLVIDVIIHNSGQPSFGLFQEETEEEMRRQMAISLTVPSLITKACLPKMIAQKKGKIVVITSIWGLSGSACEVTYSMVKGGQNAFVKALAKEVALSGINVNAVAPGAIHTRMLSDYSEEEIDALREDIPAGRLGKPEEVAELVTFLVSEKAAYINGQIISVNGAWYC, encoded by the coding sequence GTGCATAAAGATCGCCCACTTGCATTAGTCACTGGCGCTTCAGGAGAGATTGGCCGCGCTATCAGTTTGAAACTGGCAGCTAGCGGTCATGATCTCATCATTCATTACTGTCAAAATAAAGTGGGGGCTGAAGAGCTGAAGATGTTAATTGAATCTATGTTCGATTGCAAATGCACTCTCCTGCAGGCTGACTTTAGTGACTATGAGCATACACAAAAAAAGATAGATGCGCTTAAAAATCTTGTAATAGATGTCATTATCCATAATTCTGGACAACCCTCGTTCGGCCTGTTTCAAGAGGAAACTGAGGAGGAAATGAGAAGGCAAATGGCCATTAGTCTCACAGTTCCTTCGCTCATTACAAAAGCATGTCTCCCGAAAATGATCGCTCAGAAAAAAGGTAAAATTGTGGTCATCACGTCTATATGGGGGTTAAGTGGTTCAGCATGTGAAGTAACCTATTCAATGGTAAAAGGAGGCCAAAATGCTTTTGTAAAAGCGTTAGCTAAAGAAGTAGCGCTGAGTGGAATTAATGTGAATGCTGTGGCGCCTGGCGCGATTCATACACGTATGCTCTCGGACTATTCCGAGGAAGAAATAGATGCTTTACGTGAAGATATTCCGGCTGGCCGGTTAGGTAAGCCGGAAGAAGTTGCTGAACTGGTCACTTTTTTAGTGTCAGAAAAAGCAGCCTACATAAATGGACAGATCATATCTGTTAATGGTGCTTGGTATTGTTAA
- a CDS encoding pitrilysin family protein, with amino-acid sequence MTKQTFDQLQETLYFDKLPNGLHVYVLPKKGFNKTFATFTTKYGSIDNHFVPIGEEEPLRVPDGIAHFLEHKLFEDEEGDIFQEFSKKGASANAFTSFNRTAYLFSSTMNIEDNLETLMDFVQKPYFTDESVDKEKGIIEQEIKMYEDNPDWQNFFGLLKAMFKEHPVGIDIAGTVESINQTTKDLLYTCYKTFYHPGNMVLFIVGNVEPEKILQQVRQNQANKSFPEPEDIQREIVKEPAEVDEKKVVIPMPVNTGKCLVGIKEQRPDKQGKDLLKHELSVQLLLEMMFGQSSENYQTLYEQGLIDDTFSFDYTGEYGFGFSVIGGDSKKPETLGNAIKTMISDFLQQPINKDIVERIRKKKIGYFLKAMNSPEYIANQFTRYRFNDMDLFHVIPTLEALTTESLQETLNDHFDVETQMSQCLIVSEGESQRA; translated from the coding sequence ATGACAAAACAGACATTCGATCAGCTTCAAGAAACGTTATATTTTGATAAATTACCGAACGGTTTACACGTCTATGTCTTACCGAAAAAAGGGTTTAATAAAACGTTTGCTACGTTCACCACAAAATATGGTTCGATAGACAATCATTTTGTTCCCATCGGAGAAGAAGAACCATTACGAGTTCCTGACGGGATCGCTCATTTTCTCGAACATAAACTTTTTGAAGATGAAGAAGGCGATATTTTTCAAGAGTTTAGTAAAAAAGGTGCTTCTGCGAATGCTTTTACAAGTTTTAACAGAACAGCCTATTTATTTTCAAGCACAATGAATATTGAAGACAACTTAGAAACATTAATGGATTTTGTGCAGAAGCCCTATTTTACCGATGAGTCAGTTGACAAAGAAAAGGGGATTATTGAACAAGAAATCAAGATGTATGAAGATAATCCAGACTGGCAAAATTTCTTTGGTCTTTTAAAAGCGATGTTTAAAGAGCATCCGGTGGGCATTGATATAGCTGGGACGGTAGAATCCATCAATCAAACAACAAAAGACTTACTTTATACGTGTTACAAAACATTTTACCATCCAGGGAATATGGTTCTCTTCATCGTCGGGAATGTTGAGCCTGAAAAAATACTCCAACAAGTGAGACAAAACCAAGCAAACAAATCGTTTCCAGAACCAGAGGATATTCAACGTGAGATAGTGAAAGAACCAGCAGAAGTAGATGAGAAAAAAGTCGTCATCCCGATGCCTGTCAATACAGGCAAATGCTTAGTAGGTATAAAGGAACAGCGTCCTGACAAGCAAGGGAAAGACTTACTAAAACATGAATTGTCGGTACAGCTTTTATTAGAGATGATGTTTGGCCAAAGTTCTGAAAATTACCAAACATTGTATGAGCAAGGACTAATAGATGATACGTTCAGTTTTGATTATACAGGTGAGTATGGCTTTGGCTTTTCAGTCATAGGTGGAGACTCAAAAAAACCAGAAACCTTAGGAAATGCGATAAAAACAATGATTTCTGATTTTTTACAACAGCCGATAAATAAGGACATAGTGGAGCGTATACGCAAAAAGAAAATTGGTTACTTCCTCAAAGCGATGAATTCTCCAGAGTATATAGCGAATCAGTTTACCCGTTATCGCTTTAACGATATGGATTTATTTCATGTCATACCAACGTTGGAAGCATTAACGACAGAAAGTTTACAGGAGACCCTCAATGATCATTTTGATGTTGAGACACAAATGAGCCAATGTTTAATTGTGTCAGAGGGAGAATCTCAGCGTGCATAA
- a CDS encoding pitrilysin family protein: protein MEQDRVIQFQAGSLNVHIIPSKTFKTTTFNIQLNAPLTEETATKRALLSHILQNSTADHPSRQQLRSALEELYGASLFSDVTKKGEHHIISIRMEIANEKFLKDQTPLMEEGIKLLASVLRNPNLENGTFNEKIVEEEKRSLAQKISSVFDDKMRYANKRLTEEMCQGEPFGVHVLGREEDLQAITSSALFDYYKETLKKDKMDLYIMGDVEEKEITSFIMRYFPDEQADERESRQLSERSSNELKDTPNEVVEEQSVQQGKLHIGYRTDVLYGDDDYFAMQLFNGIFGGFSHSKLFINVREKASLAYYAASRVESFKGLLIVMSGIQSSHYKKASDIIFKQMEEMKQGNFTEEDIEQTKAVYKNQILETMDVPRGRIELEYHNELTENPIPLNEWVKRTDSVTKEDIVNVAKKIKLDTVYFLKGKEEATK from the coding sequence ATGGAACAAGATCGCGTCATCCAGTTTCAGGCTGGGTCACTTAACGTACACATCATTCCATCAAAAACATTTAAAACAACGACATTCAATATCCAGTTAAATGCGCCTTTAACAGAAGAAACAGCAACAAAACGAGCGCTGCTATCACATATTTTACAAAATAGTACGGCTGATCATCCATCAAGACAGCAATTAAGAAGTGCCTTGGAAGAGCTCTATGGAGCATCCTTATTTTCTGATGTTACGAAGAAAGGTGAACATCATATTATTTCTATTAGAATGGAGATCGCAAACGAAAAATTTTTAAAGGATCAAACACCACTCATGGAGGAAGGGATTAAGCTTTTAGCATCAGTGCTACGAAATCCAAATCTAGAGAATGGCACTTTTAACGAGAAAATCGTCGAAGAAGAAAAACGTTCCCTTGCTCAAAAAATATCATCGGTATTCGATGACAAAATGAGATATGCGAATAAACGGCTAACTGAAGAAATGTGTCAAGGAGAACCGTTTGGGGTTCATGTTCTTGGACGAGAAGAAGATTTGCAAGCCATTACAAGCAGCGCCTTATTTGATTACTATAAAGAGACGTTAAAGAAGGACAAAATGGATTTATACATCATGGGCGATGTAGAGGAGAAGGAAATTACCTCATTTATCATGCGCTATTTTCCTGACGAACAAGCGGATGAACGGGAGAGTCGCCAATTAAGTGAGAGATCATCTAACGAGCTAAAAGATACGCCAAATGAGGTGGTGGAGGAACAGTCAGTCCAACAAGGCAAACTCCATATCGGTTATCGTACGGATGTGTTATATGGAGATGACGATTATTTTGCCATGCAACTGTTTAACGGAATATTTGGTGGTTTCTCACATTCTAAATTATTTATTAATGTTCGAGAGAAGGCGAGCTTAGCCTATTATGCAGCATCAAGGGTTGAAAGCTTTAAAGGCTTATTAATTGTTATGTCAGGTATTCAATCTAGTCATTATAAAAAAGCGTCAGACATTATTTTTAAGCAAATGGAAGAAATGAAACAAGGGAATTTTACTGAAGAAGATATTGAACAAACAAAAGCTGTCTATAAGAATCAAATCCTCGAAACGATGGATGTACCTAGGGGACGAATTGAATTAGAATATCATAATGAGTTAACAGAGAACCCTATCCCTCTTAATGAGTGGGTTAAACGCACTGACAGTGTGACGAAAGAGGATATCGTGAATGTAGCTAAAAAAATTAAGTTAGACACGGTCTATTTCCTTAAAGGGAAGGAGGAGGCAACAAAATGA
- a CDS encoding GntR family transcriptional regulator produces MIKSDQRPLYLQVIDRIKQDIEDGAYETGERLPSEFQLSKQLGVSRATLREALRMLEDESIIIRRHGVGTFINSKPLFSSGIEELFSVTDMIKRGNKEPGTNFLSSSIEKPSEDDQRRFYDEQMDDLIVIERVRTADGEPVVYCLDKIPKHHLPEYVSHEEQSIFDQLEKSGAPIAYAMTQIEPLGYHERVSEILACDPETALLVLKQMHYNEQEEPVLYSLNYFRADKFKFHVLRKRVY; encoded by the coding sequence ATGATAAAATCAGATCAACGCCCGTTATACTTGCAAGTCATTGACAGAATTAAACAAGATATAGAAGATGGAGCTTATGAGACAGGCGAACGCCTGCCTTCGGAATTCCAACTGTCAAAGCAACTGGGAGTAAGCAGAGCGACATTACGTGAAGCATTACGAATGTTAGAAGATGAGAGCATCATTATAAGGCGTCATGGTGTCGGGACTTTTATTAACTCTAAACCGCTATTTTCCTCAGGAATTGAAGAGCTTTTCAGTGTGACAGATATGATTAAACGGGGAAACAAAGAGCCTGGCACAAATTTTTTGTCATCATCCATCGAAAAACCATCAGAGGATGACCAACGGCGTTTTTATGACGAGCAGATGGATGATTTGATTGTGATAGAGCGAGTTAGGACAGCGGATGGGGAGCCTGTCGTCTACTGCTTGGATAAAATTCCGAAACATCATTTGCCTGAATATGTGTCCCATGAAGAACAATCTATTTTTGATCAATTAGAAAAAAGCGGTGCTCCTATTGCTTATGCTATGACTCAGATTGAGCCACTTGGTTATCATGAACGAGTTTCTGAAATACTAGCCTGTGACCCGGAAACGGCACTGCTCGTCTTAAAGCAAATGCATTATAACGAGCAAGAGGAGCCTGTTCTCTACTCTTTAAATTACTTTAGAGCAGATAAGTTTAAATTCCATGTGTTACGGAAAAGAGTGTATTAG
- a CDS encoding DNA translocase FtsK, giving the protein MARKRKKRAPKWRKQLTYELTGLFLFIVSLVTFARLGIVGEGLVELFRFFLGSWHILLTISLFLFSIYIMLKRELPVMWNRRFIGCYLFVFSLTLVSHVQLFREMNEKVEFLDHSVIRNTWDLYWHQLQGTAPVDNLGGGMIGAIAFSVSHVLFSSGGTIVFAIGLMIAALVLVTGKSFIDVIKKNGRGPAGLFIAAKNKIGESSQALVKTIKERASERTQQREAKKAASEQLARETDTYLKEEETEEPIIYDFTKTAYDDVSNNGPDYSDVLPVEDKQDEKANGDITTETTGLTYRPKQNERMKSTEQPASPSLVVAESENEAYELPSSDLLQNPAKASQAKEHSMLSKNARKLERTLESFGVSAKVTKVHLGPSVTKYEVYPSTGVKVSKIVNLTDDLALALAAKDIRMEAPIPGKSAIGIEVPNQEVSLVTLREVLDSPIMKEKSNHLAIALGRDISGEAVIAELNKMPHLLVAGATGSGKSVCINGIIISLLIRSKPHEVKLMMIDPKMVELNVYNGIPHLLSPVVTEPKKAAQALKKVVNEMERRYELFAASGTRNIEGYNSYIEKENKKRDTEDAYSPLPFIVVIVDELADLMMVASSEVEDAITRLAQMARAAGIHLIIATQRPSVDVITGVIKANIPSRIAFGVSSSTDSRTILDGNGAEKLLGKGDMLFLPVGASKATRIQGAFLSDDEVERVVRHCIEQQKAQYSEEMMPKDGDQEEVSEEVTDELYYDAVQLVLDMQTASVSMLQRRFRIGYARAARLIDEMEVRGVVGPYEGSKPREVLLEKDGDDTRSHNSL; this is encoded by the coding sequence ATGGCACGAAAACGGAAAAAAAGGGCGCCTAAATGGCGAAAACAATTAACATATGAGTTGACGGGATTATTTCTATTTATCGTGTCACTCGTGACGTTTGCAAGGCTTGGTATTGTTGGTGAAGGTCTTGTGGAACTGTTTCGTTTCTTTTTAGGCAGCTGGCACATATTGTTAACGATTAGTTTATTTCTATTCTCCATCTACATCATGTTGAAACGAGAGCTTCCCGTAATGTGGAATCGCCGTTTTATTGGGTGCTATTTATTTGTTTTTTCGTTAACACTCGTAAGTCATGTGCAATTGTTTAGAGAAATGAATGAGAAAGTAGAATTTCTTGACCATTCTGTAATAAGAAATACGTGGGACCTATATTGGCACCAACTGCAAGGAACGGCGCCTGTAGACAATCTTGGCGGTGGAATGATAGGGGCGATCGCTTTTTCCGTCAGCCATGTTTTATTTTCTTCGGGGGGAACGATTGTATTTGCTATTGGTCTTATGATTGCTGCCCTTGTCTTAGTAACAGGAAAATCGTTTATCGATGTCATTAAAAAAAATGGACGAGGACCTGCGGGACTATTTATAGCTGCTAAAAATAAAATTGGCGAATCCTCTCAAGCTTTAGTGAAAACGATAAAAGAAAGAGCCTCAGAGAGAACACAACAACGTGAAGCTAAAAAAGCAGCTTCTGAGCAATTAGCTAGAGAAACGGATACCTATCTGAAGGAGGAAGAAACAGAGGAACCAATTATTTATGATTTTACAAAAACAGCGTATGATGATGTGTCAAACAACGGACCGGACTATAGTGATGTATTGCCAGTGGAAGATAAGCAAGACGAAAAAGCTAATGGCGACATAACAACTGAGACAACTGGACTCACTTATCGCCCTAAGCAGAACGAGAGGATGAAAAGCACTGAACAACCTGCTTCGCCCTCCCTCGTCGTTGCTGAATCTGAGAATGAAGCTTATGAATTACCTTCGTCTGACTTATTGCAGAACCCTGCTAAAGCTAGTCAAGCAAAGGAACATTCAATGCTCTCAAAAAACGCTCGAAAGCTCGAACGAACGTTGGAAAGTTTCGGAGTGAGTGCAAAAGTAACAAAAGTACATTTAGGTCCGTCTGTCACAAAGTATGAAGTGTATCCAAGCACAGGGGTAAAAGTGAGCAAAATTGTGAATTTAACAGACGATCTCGCTTTAGCTTTGGCGGCAAAAGACATTCGGATGGAAGCTCCTATCCCTGGAAAGTCAGCCATTGGGATTGAAGTTCCTAATCAGGAAGTTTCCCTCGTGACGTTAAGAGAAGTGCTTGATTCACCGATAATGAAAGAGAAAAGCAATCATTTGGCGATTGCTCTTGGACGAGATATTTCAGGTGAAGCCGTTATTGCAGAATTAAACAAAATGCCTCATTTACTCGTAGCAGGAGCGACAGGTAGCGGGAAAAGCGTGTGTATTAACGGCATTATTATCAGTTTGTTAATTCGCAGTAAACCTCATGAAGTAAAGTTGATGATGATTGATCCAAAAATGGTTGAACTTAATGTTTATAACGGGATACCGCACCTTTTGTCGCCGGTCGTCACCGAACCGAAAAAAGCGGCTCAAGCGTTAAAAAAAGTCGTTAATGAAATGGAGCGCCGATATGAACTTTTTGCTGCTTCCGGCACGAGAAATATTGAAGGCTATAATTCGTACATAGAAAAAGAGAATAAGAAAAGAGATACGGAAGACGCCTATTCACCTTTACCGTTTATTGTGGTGATTGTTGACGAGCTTGCTGACTTAATGATGGTCGCTTCTTCGGAAGTGGAGGATGCCATCACACGTTTAGCACAAATGGCAAGAGCTGCAGGTATTCATCTGATAATTGCGACACAACGTCCTTCAGTCGACGTTATTACTGGGGTAATAAAAGCTAATATACCGTCACGAATTGCTTTTGGAGTTTCAAGCTCTACGGATTCACGTACCATTTTAGATGGAAATGGAGCTGAGAAGCTATTAGGAAAAGGAGATATGCTCTTTTTGCCTGTAGGTGCCTCAAAAGCCACACGTATACAAGGGGCTTTTTTATCGGATGATGAGGTTGAAAGAGTTGTGAGACATTGTATTGAACAGCAAAAAGCACAATACTCAGAGGAAATGATGCCTAAAGATGGGGACCAGGAAGAGGTCAGCGAAGAAGTGACAGATGAGCTCTATTATGATGCCGTGCAACTTGTTCTCGACATGCAGACGGCTTCAGTTTCTATGCTTCAGCGGCGCTTTAGAATTGGCTATGCTAGAGCCGCACGCTTAATTGACGAAATGGAAGTGAGAGGTGTTGTGGGTCCTTATGAAGGAAGTAAACCACGAGAAGTTTTATTAGAAAAAGATGGCGATGACACTAGATCTCATAACTCCTTATAA
- a CDS encoding YlzJ-like family protein yields the protein MILYTYQQLDMVFPPTENNYTSSKMVQIPGGHLILEKETEGEGYRISRLIATDPNMYLNPSYTPGRSIKPN from the coding sequence ATGATACTGTATACGTACCAACAACTAGATATGGTTTTTCCTCCCACTGAAAACAACTATACATCTTCTAAAATGGTACAAATACCTGGAGGACATCTCATTTTAGAAAAAGAAACCGAAGGGGAAGGGTATCGAATCAGTCGGCTAATCGCCACAGATCCTAATATGTATCTAAACCCTTCTTATACTCCTGGACGCTCCATTAAACCCAATTAG
- a CDS encoding ClpP family protease, producing MNNQQDQPQREQESPGTEKASGIVDKIQQLGQTNIPQMEASNIHVLTIIGQIEGHMQLPPQNKTTKYEHVIPQLVAAEQNPKIEGLLLILNTVGGDVEAGLALAEMIASMSKPTVTLVLGGGHSIGVPIAVAGKHSFIAESATMTIHPVRLTGLVIGVPQSFEYLDKMQDRVIRFVTNHSSISEEDFKDLMLSKGNLTRDIGTNVIGNDAVKYGLIHEVGGLGEAIKKLNELIEANRPSEDSKEVIQ from the coding sequence ATGAACAATCAGCAGGATCAACCACAACGTGAGCAAGAGAGCCCAGGGACCGAAAAGGCGAGCGGGATTGTTGATAAAATTCAACAATTAGGTCAAACGAATATTCCTCAAATGGAAGCAAGTAATATTCATGTCCTGACGATTATTGGGCAAATTGAAGGTCATATGCAATTACCTCCACAAAATAAAACGACTAAGTACGAGCATGTAATTCCTCAATTGGTAGCCGCTGAACAAAACCCAAAAATTGAGGGACTTTTGCTCATTTTAAATACAGTTGGTGGGGATGTGGAAGCAGGTTTAGCATTGGCAGAAATGATCGCCTCCATGTCTAAACCAACCGTGACACTCGTACTCGGTGGTGGACATAGTATCGGAGTGCCGATCGCGGTGGCAGGAAAACATTCTTTTATTGCTGAAAGTGCTACGATGACGATTCACCCTGTACGACTTACTGGACTTGTTATCGGCGTCCCGCAATCGTTTGAATATTTAGACAAAATGCAAGACAGAGTGATTCGCTTTGTAACGAATCATTCGTCCATCTCAGAAGAAGATTTTAAAGATCTCATGCTATCTAAAGGCAATCTAACGAGAGACATTGGAACGAATGTCATCGGAAATGATGCGGTGAAATACGGATTAATCCATGAAGTAGGCGGTTTAGGGGAAGCAATAAAAAAATTGAATGAACTTATTGAAGCTAATAGACCATCAGAAGACTCAAAGGAAGTGATCCAATGA
- a CDS encoding ribonuclease J codes for MSNQQTEKIRIFSLGGLDEIGKNMYVLEMDDDIIIIDAGCMHPEDDMLGVDIVIPDITYLVENKERVKGIIVTHGHDDHIGAIPYVLRDLNVPVYGSTFTLALVKDKCSEIKVKKKPKLIEVHADSKIKVGKTPVNFFRTNHSIPDSLGVILHTSQGPIVYTGDFKFDQNPVDGQTSEVGKLTELGEKGVLCLLSDSQNAEIPGNSLSESIVAEGLKDAFHEADGRIIVSLYASHIHRIQQVLTAAENEGRKVVVTGTDIEKVVKIALDIGYLSSDNATLIEKGEIKKYARDELVILTTGSQGEPVSCLAKMAKGSHHLVKIEADDRIIISAMPNPGNEKAVSQMVDLLSRTGANVIYGKNKKIHVSGHANQEELKMMLNLVKPQHFIPISGEFRMQYAHRHLARSVGMDDSRIFLLEKGELVEFTKRKGKRGNKIPSGHVLIDGLGVGDVGNIVLRDRRLLSKDGILVVVVTLNKKHSAILSGPDIISRGFVYVRESEALINQAEKLVTETLQHAMEQNQTEWSQLKTQVRDQLSRFLYEKTKRRPMIMPIIMEA; via the coding sequence TTGTCGAATCAACAAACTGAAAAAATACGGATTTTTTCCCTAGGTGGTTTGGATGAAATAGGGAAAAATATGTATGTCTTAGAAATGGACGACGACATTATAATTATAGATGCCGGCTGCATGCACCCAGAAGATGATATGTTAGGTGTAGACATCGTCATTCCAGATATCACTTACCTGGTGGAAAATAAAGAACGTGTAAAAGGAATTATTGTAACCCACGGGCACGATGATCACATTGGTGCCATTCCATATGTTTTACGTGATTTGAATGTGCCTGTTTATGGGTCGACGTTTACGTTAGCGTTAGTTAAAGATAAATGTAGTGAGATTAAAGTGAAGAAAAAGCCTAAGCTTATAGAAGTTCACGCTGACTCTAAAATTAAAGTGGGAAAAACACCTGTGAATTTCTTCCGTACGAATCACAGTATTCCTGATTCACTGGGTGTTATCCTGCATACGTCTCAAGGACCGATCGTGTATACTGGTGATTTTAAGTTTGATCAAAATCCTGTGGACGGACAAACTTCAGAAGTGGGGAAACTCACAGAGCTTGGGGAAAAAGGCGTATTATGCTTACTATCTGACAGTCAAAATGCAGAGATACCAGGGAACAGCTTATCTGAATCTATTGTGGCTGAAGGATTAAAGGATGCATTTCATGAAGCTGATGGCCGTATCATCGTCTCACTTTATGCCTCTCATATTCATCGCATTCAGCAAGTGCTTACGGCTGCAGAGAATGAAGGACGTAAAGTAGTCGTCACTGGAACGGACATCGAAAAAGTGGTCAAAATTGCCCTTGATATTGGTTATCTATCCTCAGATAACGCGACGTTAATTGAAAAGGGTGAGATAAAAAAATACGCTCGTGATGAACTCGTTATCTTGACGACAGGTAGTCAGGGTGAGCCAGTAAGTTGTCTCGCAAAAATGGCTAAAGGCTCACATCATTTAGTTAAAATTGAAGCAGATGACCGCATTATTATCTCTGCCATGCCTAATCCGGGAAATGAAAAAGCTGTCTCTCAAATGGTTGATTTATTATCTCGTACAGGCGCTAACGTTATATATGGGAAAAATAAGAAAATCCATGTTTCTGGTCATGCTAATCAAGAAGAATTAAAAATGATGCTTAATCTCGTTAAACCTCAGCATTTTATCCCAATAAGTGGTGAGTTTCGGATGCAATATGCCCACAGACACTTAGCGCGTTCAGTTGGGATGGATGATAGTCGTATTTTCCTCTTAGAAAAAGGGGAGTTAGTTGAATTTACGAAAAGAAAAGGAAAACGCGGCAATAAAATTCCTTCAGGGCATGTGTTAATAGATGGTCTAGGAGTCGGAGATGTAGGGAATATTGTATTAAGAGATAGACGACTTCTTTCCAAAGATGGGATACTCGTGGTGGTCGTAACGCTCAATAAAAAACATAGTGCGATTTTATCAGGCCCTGATATTATATCCAGAGGGTTTGTATATGTGAGAGAGTCAGAAGCCCTTATTAATCAAGCTGAAAAATTAGTAACCGAAACGCTCCAACACGCAATGGAGCAAAATCAGACGGAATGGTCGCAATTGAAAACACAAGTGCGTGATCAATTAAGCCGCTTTTTGTACGAAAAAACGAAACGACGCCCGATGATTATGCCCATTATAATGGAAGCATAA